One genomic window of Streptomyces sp. NBC_00513 includes the following:
- the cas7u gene encoding type I-U CRISPR-associated RAMP protein Csb1/Cas7u, whose product MRDIYERLLAAASLRSTDGAIRVSAEYEPIGGAGDTLFPPTVKIKEGDGAGYLVEPRYVGGEKVEVVWLDQPQSQANRCEQALMDAIRDGSAYLPHLLLATESAGIPVRTTNLQAPHRSRDAYFRDAEDATGAAFDTTEPGRALRQASSEDWSAYLRLVPSDLAYGVWDSHRKRRIQVKIPRAYKSAMIGIAPLIGVRGAGRVDPLNLAGDTVQVSNSGWTPVEGAKAPKGAKTARMSEIGHGMIPPSEGLGGVSVRSVQREASLAMAQLAQLRFGDAGEEFSAAARALVAAIALLGDRLAFASPALRLRSGCDLVLVSEKVQWVQRGRDGRPQEEPLAVNTVQEALALFEIASERARAAGLEWSAEPVTLKPNASLQQAIDKSFLSDGVGQAEGE is encoded by the coding sequence GTGCGGGACATCTACGAGCGGCTGCTTGCCGCGGCGAGTCTGCGTTCGACCGACGGGGCGATCCGTGTCAGTGCGGAGTACGAGCCGATCGGCGGCGCCGGGGACACGCTGTTCCCGCCCACCGTGAAGATCAAGGAGGGCGATGGCGCCGGCTACCTCGTCGAGCCCCGCTACGTGGGCGGCGAGAAGGTCGAGGTGGTCTGGCTGGATCAGCCGCAGTCGCAGGCCAACCGCTGCGAGCAGGCACTCATGGACGCCATCCGTGACGGATCCGCCTACCTTCCCCACCTGCTCCTCGCTACCGAGTCGGCGGGTATCCCGGTGCGCACGACGAACCTGCAAGCGCCCCACCGGTCCCGGGACGCGTACTTCAGGGACGCCGAAGACGCGACTGGTGCCGCCTTCGACACGACCGAGCCGGGCCGTGCCCTGCGCCAGGCGAGCTCCGAGGACTGGAGCGCCTACCTGCGCCTGGTGCCGAGCGACCTCGCCTACGGGGTGTGGGACTCGCACCGCAAGCGGCGGATCCAGGTGAAGATCCCGCGCGCGTACAAGTCCGCGATGATCGGCATTGCCCCGCTGATCGGGGTCCGCGGCGCGGGCCGCGTCGACCCGCTGAACCTGGCCGGCGACACAGTGCAGGTGTCCAACTCCGGCTGGACGCCGGTGGAGGGCGCCAAGGCGCCCAAGGGCGCCAAGACGGCCCGGATGTCCGAGATCGGGCACGGCATGATCCCGCCCTCGGAGGGACTGGGCGGCGTCTCGGTGCGCTCCGTCCAACGCGAGGCCAGTCTCGCGATGGCCCAGCTGGCCCAGCTGCGCTTCGGTGACGCCGGCGAGGAGTTCTCGGCGGCGGCGCGCGCCCTGGTGGCGGCAATCGCTCTGCTGGGCGACCGGCTGGCCTTCGCCTCCCCGGCGCTGCGCCTGCGCTCGGGCTGTGACCTGGTGCTCGTTTCGGAGAAGGTGCAGTGGGTCCAGCGCGGCCGGGACGGACGCCCCCAGGAGGAGCCGCTGGCCGTGAACACGGTGCAGGAGGCACTGGCCCTGTTCGAGATCGCGTCCGAGCGGGCGCGCGCGGCGGGCCTGGAGTGGTCCGCCGAGCCGGTGACGCTGAAGCCGAACGCGAGTCTGCAGCAGGCCATCGACAAGTCGTTCCTCTCCGACGGTGTCGGACAGGCAGAGGGCGAGTGA
- a CDS encoding TadE family protein: MRQTRRINWREDRGSYSVETVILAPAIIALMLLMIAFGRITDASGAVDGAARAAARAASLEREAGAAQASGSAAATRSLHGEGIHCASSSVSVDTSGYGLDIGQEATVRVTVACTAPLGEIGLPGLPGSRTLRASWTSPIDSYRGRQ; this comes from the coding sequence GTGAGGCAGACCAGGCGCATCAACTGGCGCGAGGACCGTGGGAGCTACAGCGTTGAGACCGTCATCCTCGCCCCGGCCATCATTGCCCTCATGCTGCTGATGATCGCGTTCGGCCGGATCACCGACGCCTCCGGGGCCGTGGACGGCGCCGCCCGCGCGGCAGCCCGCGCCGCCTCCCTCGAACGCGAGGCCGGCGCAGCGCAGGCGTCCGGCTCGGCGGCCGCGACCCGCAGCCTCCACGGCGAGGGCATCCACTGTGCCTCCTCCAGCGTCTCGGTCGACACCTCCGGGTACGGCCTGGACATCGGCCAGGAAGCCACCGTCCGCGTCACCGTCGCCTGCACCGCTCCACTCGGCGAGATCGGGCTGCCCGGGCTCCCCGGATCCCGCACGCTCCGGGCATCGTGGACCAGCCCCATCGACTCCTACAGGGGCCGCCAGTGA
- the cas3u gene encoding type I-U CRISPR-associated helicase/endonuclease Cas3, translating to MTLTPQDALRLEEFPDFVQEIRGHRPFPWQTAYLHQVADSGTWPDLDIPTGLGKTSIIDIWAFLLAWQHATGTRRTVPLRLFFVVDRRLVVDQAHDSAQALQHALDTAPPDTVTDRVARALRDLAGSGTPLESVRMRGGVDWASRWLRSPAQPAVITSTVDQYGSRLLFRGYHTSPRMRPIDAALCGIDALLAVDEAHIALPLLTTATDCAAYQVTATHPEFADRAVKVVSLSATASAGPDRPRHCITDADRTHPVAGRRLAAQRRLTLLDAASGMKDTAEAFALTAQLALDTLLPMVQRPAIGVVANTIRAARATHRLLSQREDIDVVLLTGRSRNLDRERLLAGPLVTELLTGVNAERANPLVVVATQTVEVGIDISFAGLITENAALAALIQRLGRLDRTGDLHLAPAIVIRTSIQTTQSSIPVYGDAAEQTWNWLAGQTPALHTTGLDTPTLAAALPGGPLLNPRTLPGLLADIDATLLNVPAPRIPVVHRTLLDSWTRTSPAPVPDQAVAPFLHGLDTTPEDVQVLWRGDLQETGERPAFDQWAARMRQVPPHPAETVAIPAAQLRRFLTRSPDADDTSDLEATEHPQDPAPAPKKQKPPRMRPVLSLDAQGEWTPVTEPGGIRPGGTVVLPSHYSGHDIYGWTGSPGLPACDLGDFPPTATAPTRIHAPLLTLLAGGDEALTEALGKTITRAVGLLSAGDQEESAIVHDLLDTLIDHLNRHPDGAYTNLAHDRLTHLRTVERWTIEPTGRTEHRGHVVLDPDEPDRLLLVPPHPPRGLREQGAGVGDESADASSLTRPVPLSRHSQAVADRTAAYATALTLPTPLIDTLHTAGHAHDCGKAHSGFQCMLCAGDRLLAESLDEPRAKSGMDPADHTARRRAAKLARWEPEMRHEALSALAVTAWLDTAPDHARGDDDELLTHLVAAHHGHARPLLPPVPDPFPRTVTCTMPDLQQVTVESADMGTDWHGPDRFQALNRRYGPWGLALLEATLRLADMACSEEGT from the coding sequence ATGACCCTCACCCCGCAGGACGCCTTGCGGCTGGAGGAGTTCCCCGACTTCGTCCAGGAGATCCGAGGCCACCGCCCCTTCCCCTGGCAGACCGCCTACCTCCACCAGGTCGCCGACAGCGGCACCTGGCCGGACCTGGACATCCCCACCGGCCTCGGCAAGACCAGCATCATCGACATCTGGGCCTTCCTCCTCGCCTGGCAGCACGCCACCGGCACCCGAAGGACGGTCCCGCTGCGGCTCTTCTTCGTCGTTGATCGCCGCCTGGTAGTCGATCAGGCCCACGACAGTGCCCAGGCCCTCCAGCACGCCCTGGACACCGCACCTCCCGACACCGTGACAGATCGCGTCGCCCGAGCGCTGCGCGACCTCGCCGGATCCGGTACGCCGTTGGAGAGCGTACGGATGCGCGGCGGCGTCGACTGGGCCTCACGCTGGCTGCGCTCGCCCGCCCAGCCCGCCGTCATCACCTCCACCGTCGACCAGTACGGCAGCCGCCTGCTCTTCCGCGGCTACCACACCAGCCCCCGCATGCGACCCATCGACGCAGCGCTGTGCGGGATCGACGCGCTCCTGGCCGTCGACGAAGCCCACATCGCCCTGCCGCTGCTCACCACGGCCACCGATTGCGCCGCATACCAGGTCACCGCCACCCACCCCGAATTCGCCGACCGCGCCGTCAAGGTCGTCAGCCTCTCCGCGACCGCCTCCGCCGGCCCCGACCGGCCCCGCCACTGCATCACCGACGCCGACCGCACCCACCCGGTGGCCGGCCGCCGACTTGCCGCCCAGCGCCGCCTCACCCTGCTGGACGCCGCATCCGGCATGAAGGACACCGCCGAGGCATTCGCGCTCACCGCCCAGCTCGCCCTCGACACACTCCTGCCGATGGTGCAACGCCCGGCGATCGGCGTGGTGGCCAACACCATCCGCGCAGCCCGCGCCACCCACCGCCTCCTGTCCCAGCGCGAAGACATCGACGTGGTGCTGCTGACCGGCCGCTCACGAAACCTCGACCGCGAACGGCTCCTCGCCGGCCCGCTCGTCACCGAACTCCTCACCGGCGTGAACGCAGAGCGGGCCAATCCGCTCGTCGTGGTGGCCACCCAGACCGTCGAGGTCGGCATCGACATCTCCTTCGCCGGCCTCATCACCGAGAACGCCGCCCTGGCAGCGCTCATCCAGCGCCTGGGTCGCCTGGACCGCACCGGTGATCTCCACCTGGCCCCCGCGATCGTGATCCGCACCAGCATCCAGACCACACAATCCTCCATCCCCGTCTACGGGGACGCCGCCGAACAGACCTGGAACTGGCTGGCCGGCCAGACGCCCGCCCTGCACACCACCGGACTCGACACCCCCACCCTCGCCGCGGCCCTGCCCGGCGGCCCGCTCCTCAACCCACGCACCCTGCCCGGCCTCCTGGCCGACATCGACGCCACCCTCCTGAACGTGCCGGCGCCGCGCATACCCGTGGTGCACCGCACGCTCCTCGACTCCTGGACTCGCACCAGCCCCGCCCCCGTCCCCGACCAGGCTGTCGCCCCGTTCCTGCACGGCTTGGACACCACCCCCGAAGACGTCCAGGTCCTGTGGCGAGGTGACCTCCAGGAGACCGGAGAGCGACCGGCCTTCGACCAGTGGGCGGCCCGCATGCGTCAAGTCCCCCCGCACCCGGCCGAAACCGTCGCCATCCCCGCGGCCCAGCTCCGCCGCTTCCTCACCCGCAGCCCGGACGCCGACGACACCAGCGACCTCGAAGCCACCGAGCACCCCCAAGACCCCGCCCCCGCACCCAAGAAGCAGAAGCCGCCCCGCATGCGGCCGGTGCTCTCCCTCGACGCGCAGGGCGAGTGGACCCCGGTCACCGAGCCGGGCGGCATCCGGCCCGGCGGCACAGTTGTCCTGCCCAGTCACTACAGCGGCCACGACATCTACGGCTGGACCGGCAGCCCCGGCCTTCCCGCCTGCGACCTCGGCGACTTCCCGCCCACAGCCACGGCTCCCACCCGCATCCACGCACCCCTGCTCACCCTCCTCGCCGGCGGCGACGAAGCCCTCACCGAGGCCCTCGGCAAGACCATCACCCGGGCTGTCGGGCTTTTGAGCGCGGGCGACCAAGAGGAGAGCGCCATCGTGCACGACCTCCTCGACACACTCATAGACCATCTGAACCGACACCCGGACGGGGCGTACACCAACCTGGCCCACGACCGCCTGACCCACCTGCGGACCGTCGAACGATGGACCATCGAACCCACCGGCCGCACCGAACACCGCGGGCACGTCGTCCTGGACCCGGATGAGCCCGACCGCCTCCTCCTCGTCCCCCCGCATCCGCCCCGAGGCCTGCGAGAACAAGGCGCCGGAGTCGGAGACGAGAGCGCCGACGCCAGCTCCCTGACCCGGCCCGTCCCCCTCAGCCGGCACAGCCAGGCCGTCGCCGACCGCACCGCCGCCTACGCCACCGCGCTCACCCTGCCCACCCCACTCATCGACACCCTCCACACCGCAGGCCACGCGCACGACTGCGGAAAGGCCCACAGCGGATTCCAGTGCATGCTGTGCGCCGGCGACCGCCTACTGGCCGAATCCCTGGACGAACCCCGGGCGAAATCCGGCATGGACCCCGCCGACCACACCGCACGCCGGCGCGCGGCCAAGCTCGCCCGGTGGGAACCGGAGATGCGCCACGAAGCGCTCAGCGCCCTCGCCGTCACCGCCTGGCTCGACACCGCACCCGACCACGCACGGGGTGACGACGATGAACTCCTGACCCACCTCGTCGCGGCCCACCACGGCCACGCCCGCCCGCTCCTCCCCCCGGTCCCCGACCCGTTCCCGCGGACGGTCACCTGCACCATGCCCGACCTGCAGCAAGTCACCGTCGAAAGCGCCGACATGGGCACCGACTGGCACGGCCCCGACCGCTTCCAAGCCCTCAACCGCCGCTACGGGCCCTGGGGCCTGGCCCTCCTGGAAGCCACCCTCCGCCTCGCCGACATGGCCTGCTCCGAGGAAGGAACCTGA
- a CDS encoding pilus assembly protein TadG-related protein has protein sequence MITALTRRVSRLRDRIRHGGDRGSLSPFYALSAIGIIMIMGLLVDGGGALNATNRATGLAQEAARAAGQQLNVPAAVQGTEIAVDPDAAVAAAQDYLAAQNVSGSVTVTDGGQRLEVTVRDTYTTFFAQFVGRSTISVSGTAHARLHTQAGG, from the coding sequence GTGATCACCGCCCTGACCCGCCGCGTCTCCCGCCTGCGGGACCGGATCCGCCATGGCGGGGACCGGGGGTCGCTGTCACCGTTCTACGCGCTGAGCGCCATCGGCATCATCATGATCATGGGACTGCTCGTCGACGGCGGCGGCGCCCTGAATGCCACTAACCGCGCGACCGGGCTCGCGCAGGAGGCCGCTCGCGCGGCCGGGCAGCAGCTCAACGTCCCCGCAGCCGTCCAGGGCACCGAGATCGCGGTGGACCCGGACGCCGCCGTCGCCGCAGCCCAGGACTACCTCGCCGCCCAGAACGTCTCGGGCTCCGTGACCGTCACCGACGGCGGCCAGCGCCTCGAAGTGACCGTCCGCGACACCTACACCACTTTCTTCGCCCAGTTCGTGGGTAGGTCGACGATCAGCGTGTCCGGCACGGCACACGCCCGACTGCACACCCAAGCCGGAGGCTGA
- the csb2 gene encoding type I-U CRISPR-associated protein Csb2: protein MTVHLLDPVYQASTLDRGAAEWPPHPYRVFCGLVSVADPTDPVQDAALQWLERQPAPTVRVPANTAEALSPRGAWVPTNAVVSKPSHGSLPGRTAGGKPKVWPERALAEPTVEFEWATEPPAGVHAVLEMLAKSVPYIGRATGHAFVHAAIRPADEDAPGDDLWQVWEPADDSNDSRAETRSLRTPHPGLLEALRWAHEEGQSAYQQACPHPYVLRGAVPEAKELPPVQGPFSDLLSFAFPPGFSLDPSLTLQVTGAMRSTVSALLDAAGHDVDAMVAVHGHKLRGDERRLCAFVAYPFVSHRHADGRLRGVGVALPSDLDPAHRRALLAILLRSGGGLSELSVPTVSEPIALTYISPGATRTDAIRTVRPQRWTRPAREWTTALPMVLDHFPKGHGREIEASVATSCRLAGLPEPESVEVLHAGAYMAGAPTLPAHALRRKASERPLPSRHVRLRFAQPVTGPVLLGSKKNYGLGLCLPTHPGEKPA, encoded by the coding sequence ATGACCGTTCATCTGCTGGACCCCGTCTACCAGGCCTCGACGCTGGACCGCGGCGCGGCCGAATGGCCGCCCCACCCCTACCGGGTGTTCTGCGGCCTCGTCTCGGTGGCCGACCCGACGGACCCGGTCCAGGACGCCGCCCTCCAGTGGCTGGAGCGACAGCCCGCACCGACCGTCCGGGTCCCCGCGAACACCGCCGAGGCCCTCTCCCCGCGCGGCGCGTGGGTCCCGACCAACGCCGTGGTGTCCAAGCCCAGTCACGGATCGCTGCCCGGCCGTACGGCGGGCGGGAAGCCCAAGGTCTGGCCCGAGCGTGCCCTGGCCGAGCCGACGGTGGAGTTCGAGTGGGCCACCGAGCCGCCGGCCGGCGTCCACGCGGTGCTGGAGATGCTCGCGAAGTCCGTCCCCTACATCGGCCGGGCCACCGGCCACGCCTTCGTGCACGCCGCGATCCGGCCCGCCGACGAGGACGCTCCCGGTGACGACCTGTGGCAGGTCTGGGAGCCGGCTGACGACAGCAACGACTCGCGGGCGGAAACACGATCGCTGCGTACGCCCCATCCGGGGCTGCTGGAGGCACTGCGGTGGGCCCACGAGGAGGGCCAGAGCGCCTATCAACAGGCCTGCCCCCACCCCTACGTCCTACGCGGCGCGGTGCCCGAGGCCAAGGAACTCCCACCCGTGCAGGGTCCCTTCTCGGATCTGCTCTCCTTCGCGTTCCCACCCGGCTTCTCCCTGGACCCCTCGCTCACCCTGCAAGTCACCGGCGCGATGCGCAGCACGGTGTCCGCACTGCTGGACGCCGCCGGCCACGACGTGGACGCCATGGTCGCCGTCCACGGCCACAAGCTCCGCGGCGACGAGCGACGGCTGTGCGCGTTCGTCGCCTACCCCTTCGTCAGCCACCGCCACGCCGACGGCCGGCTGCGCGGCGTGGGCGTCGCCCTGCCCTCCGACCTGGACCCGGCCCACCGCCGAGCCCTGCTGGCCATCCTGCTCCGTTCCGGAGGCGGCCTCAGCGAACTGTCCGTCCCCACGGTGTCCGAGCCCATCGCGCTGACCTACATCAGCCCTGGCGCCACACGCACCGACGCCATCCGCACCGTGCGCCCCCAACGCTGGACACGCCCCGCCCGAGAGTGGACCACGGCCCTGCCGATGGTCCTGGACCACTTCCCCAAGGGCCACGGCCGCGAGATCGAGGCATCGGTCGCCACCAGCTGCCGCCTCGCCGGGCTCCCCGAGCCCGAGTCAGTCGAAGTCCTGCACGCGGGCGCGTACATGGCCGGCGCCCCCACGCTCCCGGCGCACGCCCTGCGCCGCAAGGCCAGCGAGCGCCCGCTGCCATCCCGCCACGTCCGCCTGCGCTTCGCCCAGCCCGTCACCGGCCCAGTACTGCTCGGCAGCAAGAAGAACTACGGCCTGGGCCTGTGCCTGCCCACCCACCCGGGGGAGAAGCCCGCATGA
- a CDS encoding TadE/TadG family type IV pilus assembly protein: MKDQAGIRWRRLRARLRDEGDRGSGSVELAVLAVVVLFLVFAALQTGMYFHARSVARSAATQGVEAGRQLGAGPGDGVAQAQDLLAKYGTVRGATVSAEGSGPEQIRITVRGTVATLVPGFELDVVQSAEAPVERWVAAQ; this comes from the coding sequence GTGAAAGACCAGGCCGGCATCCGGTGGCGGCGCCTACGGGCACGCCTGCGGGACGAGGGCGACCGTGGCTCGGGCAGCGTCGAGCTGGCCGTTCTCGCCGTCGTCGTGCTGTTCCTGGTCTTCGCCGCGCTCCAGACCGGCATGTACTTCCATGCCCGCTCCGTCGCCCGCTCCGCAGCCACTCAGGGAGTCGAGGCCGGACGCCAGCTCGGCGCCGGCCCCGGCGACGGCGTCGCCCAGGCCCAGGACCTCCTCGCGAAGTACGGCACCGTCCGAGGCGCGACCGTCTCCGCCGAGGGGAGTGGCCCGGAACAGATCCGCATCACCGTCCGCGGCACCGTGGCAACTCTGGTCCCCGGATTCGAGTTGGACGTCGTCCAAAGCGCTGAGGCTCCCGTCGAGCGTTGGGTGGCGGCCCAGTGA
- a CDS encoding LysM peptidoglycan-binding domain-containing protein gives MSTPVRLLRALLGLTVLAALIAGIPLVLLTVGHQPTELTGGWDLLTGQDDGRLFLTVLTTIGWIGWALFTFSALVEIIAMLRGRKARRIKGLGGMQGFAGLLIGGLVLLAPTAASAATTGSAVAATAVQTAGTSGTVTAPAAAAAAQQDTWPTHTVTGDSELPWDLAEQYLGSGPRWKDIAALNPSVPQLAAGDQFLPRGSVIRLPADANIAKPATPTSAPTHATPDTAPPTQQAEQPAPAAAQPAPAQPAPAPAEHVVRPGENLWGIAAEHGDPDDWPKIFEANKGNPLPGGGTFDNPDLIVPGQELTLPTAPAPAPTADTRPAPDTKTPPKPDAAKNTPTPPTPAPSKPAPPAPAASAPSTAATTPAPTPTSAQPGQNKDTPAQDAEENLAPAAVWMGAGALAAALIGTLATRRVLQQRRRRPGRRIPMPTGTAAATEQGLRSVQQPTGFDLLDATLRTLALNLAAADRDLPVITAVVLHEHKVELHLDQDTPPMKPFSGTAGRTDLWTCPASSPDLAHHDALQGADAPYPALVSLGWDGSGRLVLVDLEHVGVLHLDGDADHARHVLQAIAVELASTPLPGHLEITALADTAPGLDEAAPERVARTETLTEALTELTSHGSDQRRALSALGAPSLRAARLNEDAGGSWTPHILLATDLPETTETEELFDLMTVEPRVAGAVVTSSGGAAVAPTDGWTLHCAGPDEAIVLPGSGLPVRLQGLSDHHFADAIELLTLSSSTTDVPARDEWLDDVLDLGEEPDDQQKPGQGDFSHDLETSDGDGEEPEDDGEAPDPDLGPVSGADEDGMPAEYADIERDELEATETENAAATDGTGEAPVPPVTPTDEEPAEPAEGGTSGPTLADIFNPPAAPLPASTPPASAPEPAADAPVLTKQPAPTSAISVTDSPLPVAVPGPTPAADDVEAAHDTPPAVLLLGRVVIEGAAGRIDSNRQSAAVELVSYLALNPGADHHAVDDALWPGRLVNKQMRNAVISRTRSWLGKNADGDAYFPRVQDTGDSRYRLAPAVTCDWRTFQNLARTGLARHDEDGELALRRALALVRGRPFAAIDPQRYAWAEPAVQEMVSAIADVAYELSTRRREAADYAGALWAAHQGLLAAEENELLHRQVFLAHHGAGDVDALREAAARLARINEGLGGGADMEAETAQLLSTLLPKPVLRR, from the coding sequence ATGAGCACCCCCGTACGCCTGCTCCGCGCCCTGCTCGGCCTCACGGTCCTGGCCGCCCTCATTGCCGGCATCCCCCTCGTGCTGCTGACCGTCGGCCACCAGCCCACCGAACTCACCGGCGGGTGGGACCTGCTGACCGGGCAGGACGACGGCCGGCTCTTCCTCACGGTCCTCACGACCATCGGCTGGATCGGCTGGGCACTCTTCACCTTCTCCGCCCTCGTCGAGATCATCGCGATGCTCCGCGGCCGCAAAGCCCGACGGATCAAAGGCCTCGGCGGAATGCAGGGCTTCGCCGGCCTCCTGATCGGCGGCCTCGTGCTGCTCGCCCCGACCGCGGCCTCGGCCGCGACCACCGGATCGGCCGTCGCGGCGACCGCCGTCCAGACCGCGGGCACCAGCGGCACGGTGACCGCCCCCGCGGCGGCGGCCGCGGCGCAGCAGGACACCTGGCCCACCCACACGGTCACCGGCGACTCCGAACTCCCGTGGGACCTGGCCGAGCAATACCTCGGCAGCGGCCCGCGATGGAAGGACATTGCCGCCCTCAACCCGAGCGTCCCCCAGCTCGCGGCCGGCGACCAGTTCCTCCCCAGGGGCTCCGTCATCCGTCTCCCCGCCGATGCCAACATCGCCAAGCCGGCCACCCCGACATCGGCACCCACCCACGCCACACCCGACACGGCGCCGCCGACGCAGCAAGCCGAGCAGCCCGCCCCTGCAGCCGCTCAGCCCGCGCCCGCTCAGCCCGCGCCCGCTCCGGCTGAGCACGTCGTACGGCCCGGAGAGAATCTGTGGGGTATCGCGGCCGAGCACGGCGACCCCGACGACTGGCCGAAGATCTTCGAAGCCAACAAGGGCAACCCCCTGCCCGGTGGCGGCACGTTCGACAACCCCGACCTGATCGTGCCCGGCCAGGAACTCACCCTCCCGACGGCCCCCGCCCCGGCGCCGACAGCAGACACCCGCCCCGCCCCGGACACCAAGACACCCCCGAAGCCGGACGCGGCCAAGAACACCCCCACGCCACCAACGCCCGCACCCTCGAAGCCCGCCCCGCCCGCGCCCGCAGCGTCCGCGCCGAGCACCGCGGCCACCACCCCCGCTCCCACGCCCACGAGCGCGCAACCGGGGCAGAATAAGGACACCCCCGCGCAGGATGCCGAGGAAAACCTGGCGCCCGCCGCCGTGTGGATGGGAGCCGGTGCTCTGGCCGCCGCCCTCATCGGCACGCTCGCCACCCGCCGAGTTCTCCAGCAGCGCCGGCGCCGGCCCGGCCGCCGCATCCCCATGCCCACCGGCACCGCCGCCGCCACCGAGCAGGGCCTGCGCTCGGTCCAGCAACCCACCGGCTTCGATCTGCTCGACGCGACCCTGCGCACGCTGGCCCTCAACCTCGCCGCCGCCGACCGCGACTTGCCCGTGATCACCGCCGTCGTCCTCCACGAGCACAAGGTCGAGCTCCACCTCGACCAGGACACCCCGCCGATGAAGCCGTTCTCGGGCACGGCCGGCCGCACCGACCTGTGGACCTGCCCCGCCTCCAGCCCGGACCTCGCCCACCACGATGCGCTCCAGGGCGCCGACGCCCCCTACCCGGCCCTGGTCTCCCTGGGCTGGGACGGTTCCGGCCGCCTGGTCCTCGTCGACCTGGAGCACGTCGGTGTCCTCCACCTGGACGGCGACGCCGACCACGCCCGCCACGTTCTGCAGGCCATCGCCGTCGAGCTCGCCAGCACACCGCTGCCAGGACACTTGGAGATCACCGCGCTGGCCGACACCGCTCCCGGACTCGACGAGGCGGCACCCGAACGCGTCGCCCGTACGGAGACTCTCACCGAAGCCCTCACCGAGCTGACCAGCCACGGCAGCGACCAACGCCGCGCCCTGAGCGCCCTCGGCGCGCCCAGCCTCCGCGCGGCCCGCCTGAACGAGGATGCAGGCGGGTCGTGGACGCCCCACATCCTGCTCGCGACCGACCTGCCAGAGACGACCGAGACCGAGGAGCTGTTCGACCTGATGACGGTCGAACCTCGGGTGGCCGGTGCGGTGGTGACGTCGAGCGGTGGCGCCGCCGTTGCCCCGACCGACGGATGGACTCTCCACTGCGCGGGACCGGACGAAGCCATCGTCCTTCCCGGCTCCGGCTTGCCCGTCAGGCTCCAAGGCCTGTCCGACCACCACTTCGCCGACGCGATCGAGCTGCTCACCCTGTCCTCCAGCACCACCGACGTGCCCGCCCGCGACGAGTGGCTGGACGACGTCCTCGACCTGGGCGAGGAACCCGATGACCAGCAGAAGCCGGGCCAGGGCGATTTCTCGCACGACCTGGAGACGAGCGACGGCGACGGGGAAGAGCCCGAGGACGACGGGGAGGCGCCCGACCCGGATCTGGGGCCGGTATCCGGTGCCGACGAGGACGGCATGCCCGCCGAGTACGCCGACATCGAGCGGGATGAGCTGGAGGCCACGGAGACCGAGAACGCGGCCGCCACCGACGGGACTGGAGAGGCTCCCGTCCCGCCCGTTACCCCGACGGACGAGGAACCCGCAGAACCGGCAGAGGGTGGCACCAGCGGTCCCACCCTGGCAGACATTTTCAACCCCCCGGCCGCACCCCTGCCTGCGAGCACACCACCCGCTTCCGCGCCCGAACCGGCCGCAGACGCTCCTGTCCTGACGAAGCAGCCGGCCCCCACGTCGGCTATCAGTGTGACCGACAGTCCGCTTCCGGTCGCGGTTCCTGGCCCGACTCCCGCTGCCGACGACGTCGAGGCAGCACACGACACCCCGCCGGCTGTGCTGCTGCTCGGGCGCGTGGTCATCGAAGGCGCCGCGGGCCGCATCGATTCCAACCGCCAGAGCGCCGCCGTCGAGCTCGTTTCCTACCTCGCGCTCAACCCAGGCGCCGACCACCACGCCGTCGACGACGCTCTCTGGCCCGGCCGCCTCGTCAACAAGCAGATGCGCAACGCCGTCATCTCCCGCACCCGCTCCTGGCTCGGCAAGAACGCCGACGGCGACGCCTACTTCCCGCGGGTCCAGGACACCGGCGACAGCCGCTACCGCCTCGCCCCGGCCGTCACCTGCGACTGGCGCACCTTCCAGAACCTCGCCCGCACTGGCCTCGCCCGCCACGACGAGGACGGCGAACTCGCCCTGCGCCGGGCCCTCGCACTCGTCCGCGGCCGCCCCTTCGCCGCCATCGACCCCCAGCGCTACGCCTGGGCCGAACCAGCCGTCCAGGAGATGGTGTCGGCCATCGCTGATGTCGCCTACGAGCTGTCCACCCGCCGCCGAGAGGCCGCCGACTACGCTGGAGCGCTCTGGGCCGCGCACCAGGGCCTCCTCGCTGCCGAGGAAAACGAACTCCTGCACCGGCAGGTCTTCCTGGCCCATCACGGGGCCGGAGACGTGGACGCTCTGCGTGAAGCCGCCGCGCGCTTGGCCCGGATCAACGAGGGACTCGGCGGGGGAGCGGATATGGAGGCGGAGACGGCGCAGCTGCTGAGTACGCTGCTGCCGAAGCCGGTCCTACGGCGCTGA